From the genome of Carboxydocella sporoproducens DSM 16521, one region includes:
- the argB gene encoding acetylglutamate kinase, with product MFNIIDKAAVLVEALPYIQKFHGKILVIKYGGHAMVNQELKEALIKDIILMKLVGMHPVLVHGGGPDITTMLQRLGVESRFVGGQRVTDDQTMEVVEMVLGGKLNKELVALINKNGGKAVGLTGQDANLLRAVPRKGPQGEDLGRVGEVVQVQPELVLNLISQGYIPVIAPIAVDSDGKSYNVNADYVAGQLAGALRADKFILLTDVPGILRNVNDRSSLLSEVTLSQVEELQAEGIIKGGMLPKVECCAAAIRAGVERAHIIDGRIPHGILLEIFTDGGIGTMVSA from the coding sequence ATGTTCAATATTATCGATAAAGCAGCTGTGCTGGTGGAAGCCTTGCCTTATATCCAGAAGTTCCATGGCAAAATCCTGGTTATCAAATACGGAGGCCATGCCATGGTTAACCAGGAGCTGAAAGAGGCGCTGATCAAGGATATTATTTTGATGAAACTGGTGGGCATGCATCCCGTCCTGGTTCACGGGGGCGGACCGGATATAACCACCATGTTGCAAAGGCTGGGAGTTGAATCCCGGTTTGTGGGAGGGCAACGGGTTACTGATGATCAGACCATGGAAGTAGTGGAAATGGTGCTGGGTGGCAAGCTGAACAAGGAACTGGTGGCCCTGATCAATAAAAACGGGGGCAAAGCTGTGGGCCTAACGGGCCAGGATGCTAACCTGTTGCGGGCTGTACCCAGAAAAGGGCCTCAGGGCGAAGATCTGGGCCGGGTGGGAGAAGTGGTCCAGGTGCAGCCAGAACTGGTGCTGAATTTGATCAGCCAGGGCTATATTCCGGTAATCGCCCCTATTGCTGTGGATAGTGATGGCAAAAGCTATAACGTCAATGCCGACTATGTGGCCGGGCAGCTGGCCGGGGCCCTGCGGGCAGATAAGTTTATTTTGCTCACCGATGTGCCCGGCATATTGCGGAATGTCAATGACCGTTCCAGTTTGCTGTCAGAAGTAACCCTGAGCCAGGTGGAGGAACTGCAAGCAGAAGGGATTATCAAGGGTGGCATGCTGCCCAAGGTGGAATGCTGCGCCGCTGCCATCCGGGCCGGAGTGGAACGGGCCCATATTATCGATGGACGTATCCCGCACGGCATATTACTGGAAATCTTCACAGATGGAGGAATCGGCACGATGGTGTCGGCTTGA
- a CDS encoding acetylornithine transaminase translates to MNKTDELIALGKQYVMNTYGRLNLVLAQGQGARVWDLEGKEYLDFLAGIAVNALGHSHPAVVEALKKQAEKLIHCSNLYWIEPQIRLAQLLVENSCGDKVFFCNSGAEANEGAIKLARKYAKLHYGPEKYEIITAINSFHGRTLAAITATGQPKYQKGFEPLVPGFKHVPYNDLQALAEAIGPQTCAIMLEPIQGEGGVVTPDPAYLSGVAQLCREHGLLLILDEVQTGIGRTGKLFAYEHFGIEPDIFTLAKGLGGGVPIGAIVAKEEVAAAFQPGDHASTFGGNPLVCAAALATLNIILEEGFLAQVQVKGEYLRSLLAEMGPVRGKGLMLGLELPGPGAEVVARCQERGLLINCTAGNVLRFVPPLIVNEAEIQEAVRILRDCMK, encoded by the coding sequence ATGAACAAAACCGACGAGCTGATAGCTTTAGGCAAACAATATGTGATGAACACCTATGGAAGGCTCAATCTGGTACTGGCCCAGGGGCAGGGAGCCAGGGTTTGGGATCTAGAGGGCAAGGAATACCTGGACTTTCTAGCGGGAATTGCCGTTAATGCCCTGGGGCACAGTCACCCGGCAGTAGTGGAGGCCCTCAAGAAACAGGCAGAAAAGCTGATCCACTGCTCCAATCTTTACTGGATTGAGCCCCAGATTCGGCTGGCCCAGCTCCTGGTGGAAAACTCCTGCGGGGATAAGGTCTTTTTCTGCAATTCCGGGGCCGAAGCCAATGAAGGGGCGATCAAGCTGGCCCGTAAATATGCCAAACTGCATTATGGGCCGGAAAAATATGAAATCATCACAGCTATTAATTCTTTCCACGGCCGGACCCTGGCGGCGATAACAGCCACCGGCCAGCCCAAATACCAGAAGGGTTTTGAGCCGCTAGTGCCTGGTTTCAAGCATGTTCCTTATAATGACCTGCAGGCACTGGCAGAGGCTATTGGCCCGCAAACCTGTGCCATCATGCTGGAGCCCATTCAAGGGGAAGGAGGCGTAGTAACTCCTGATCCCGCTTATTTGTCCGGGGTAGCGCAACTTTGCCGGGAACATGGTCTGCTGCTGATTCTGGATGAGGTACAAACCGGCATTGGACGCACCGGTAAACTTTTTGCCTATGAGCATTTCGGCATCGAGCCAGATATCTTTACATTGGCCAAAGGTCTGGGGGGCGGGGTGCCCATCGGGGCCATTGTGGCCAAAGAAGAAGTGGCAGCGGCTTTTCAGCCCGGGGATCATGCTTCTACCTTTGGCGGCAACCCCCTGGTCTGCGCTGCGGCCTTGGCGACCTTGAACATCATCCTGGAGGAAGGTTTTTTGGCCCAGGTTCAGGTCAAAGGAGAGTATCTGCGCTCCTTGCTGGCTGAGATGGGCCCGGTACGGGGCAAAGGGCTGATGCTGGGTCTGGAGTTGCCGGGACCGGGGGCGGAAGTAGTGGCCCGATGCCAGGAACGGGGGCTGTTGATAAACTGTACTGCCGGGAATGTGCTCCGGTTTGTACCGCCGTTGATTGTCAACGAAGCGGAAATACAGGAAGCTGTCCGCATTTTGAGGGATTGTATGAAGTAA